A section of the Paralichthys olivaceus isolate ysfri-2021 chromosome 16, ASM2471397v2, whole genome shotgun sequence genome encodes:
- the mfn1a gene encoding mitofusin-1 isoform X8, translating to MDVEDPSPLHHFVVAKRSITSIFDQLLDFVKDGSAFVDEAWRSDDLGQVAVEEQSVDMQSCATKLSTIRDVLLRRHMKVAFFGRTSNGKSTVINAMLRDRVLPSGIGHTTNCFLRVEGTDGDEAYLTTEASNERRSVTTVNQLAHALHMDPTLDSGSLVRVFWPKSCCALLRDDLVLMDSPGTDVTLELDSWIDKFCLDADVFVLVGNAESTLMNTEKLFFHKVSERISKPNIFILHNRWDASVTEPEYMEEVRKQHLDRCVSFLAEELRVVGLDEAPGRIFFVSAKEVLSSRMQRAQGMPETGGALAEGFHDRLREFQSFERTFEEFISQSAVKTKFEQHTVTAWQITEAIKAVMDDINIASADRKICCLEEREEQRDRLDFVRGQINRLSDNVRDKIKTLSDDVAAKVTSALSDQTRSLPVLVEEFRCDFSPTHETLQIYKTKLLQHVEERLVGCLAHRCSIGILRDIRDTQRHMIDSVRPLLSLSVQEQLSASSSSSFELTYDLGLAVLCADFQENIEFQFSLGWTALVTRFIGAANAKRALGSCEPRPQNASSFKDEMVVSIATGLVSVTSRASMTVLVIGGVVWRSVGWRLVALSLSLYGLLYLYEKLTWTDISRERVLKQQFVEHAARRLRTVIPVTSSACSQQVCKELMATFSRLSQRVDLSEAELEGNVRQLSLRIQRLENIQRRSKAFRNRATELETQLEDFSVRYLQAN from the exons atGGATGTTGAGGATCCGTCTCCTCTGCATCATTTTGTTGTAGCAAAGCGTTCGATCACCTCCATCTTTGATCAGCTGCTGGACTTTGTGAAGGACGGCTCTGCCTTTGTAGacg AGGCATGGCGGAGCGACGACCTGGGCCAGGTGGCGGTGGAGGAGCAGAGCGTGGACATGCAGAGCTGTGCCACCAAACTGTCGACCATCAGGGACGTTTTGCTGCGGAGGCACATGAAGGTGGCGTTCTTTGGCAG AACTAGTAACGGGAAAAGTACCGTGATCAACGCCATGTTGAGAGACCGAGTGTTGCCCAGCGGCATTGGTCACACCACCAACTGCTTCCTGAGGGTGGAAGGAACCGACGGAGACGAGGCTTACCTCACCACCGAGGCGTCCAATGAGAGGCGGAGCGTCACT ACGGTCAACCAGCTCGCTCACGCGCTCCACATGGATCCAACTCTAGATTCCGGCAGCCTCGTCAGAGTGTTCTGGCCTAAAAGTTGCTGCGCTCTGCTGAGAGACGACCTGGTGCTGATGGACAG TCCTGGGACTGACGTGACTCTGGAGTTGGACAGCTGGATCGATAAGTTCTGTCTGGACGCCGACGTCTTTGTGCTTGTGGGAAACGCAGAGTCGACGCTGATGAACACG GagaaacttttctttcacaaagtcAGTGAGAGAATTTCCAAACCGAATATCTTCATCCTGCACAACAGATGGGACGCTTCAGTCACCGAACCCGAGtacatggaggag GTGAGGAAGCAGCACTTGGACCGCTGTGTGAGTTTCTTGGCTGAGGAGCTGAGGGTGGTCGGTCTGGACGAGGCTCCGGGGAGGATCTTCTTCGTCTCAGCTAAAGAGGTCCTGAGCTCCAGGATGCAGCGAGCGCAGGGCATGCctgagacag GTGGCGCTCTGGCTGAAGGTTTCCACGACAGACTGAGGGAGTTTCAAAGCTTTGAGAGGACGTTCGAG GAGTTCATCTCTCAGTCTGCGGTGAAAACCAAGTTTGAGCAGCACACGGTGACAGCGTGGCAGATCACTGAGGCCATCAAAGCTGTGATGGACGACATCAACATCGCCTCTGCTGACAGAAA GATCTGCTGCCTGGAGGAgcgagaggagcagagggaccGGCTGGACTTTGTCCGAGGACAGATTAACCGTCTGAGCGACAACGTGAGAGATAAGATCAAGACTCTGAGTGATGATGTCGCTGCCAAG gtGACCTCAGCTCTCTCAGATCAGACTCGTTCACTTCCTGTCCTGGTGGAGGAGTTCAGGTGCGACTTCAGTCCGACACATGAGACTCTGCAGATCTATAAAACT AAGCTGCTCCAGCACGTGGAGGAGAGGCTGGTCGGCTGTTTGGCTCATCGCTGCTCCATCGGCATCCTCAGAGACATTAGGGACACCCAGAGACACATGATCG ACAGCGTCCGtcctctgctgtctctgtctgtccaggAGCagctctctgcttcctcctccagctccttcgAGCTGACCTATGACCTCGGCCTTGCGGTCCTCTGTGCAGATTTTCAGGAGAACATCGAGTTTCAGTTCTCTCTGGGCTGGACCGCCCTCGTCACTCGCTTCATCGGAGCCGCCAACGCAAAGCGAGCACTGGGCAGCTGCGAGCCGCGGCCTCAG aatGCCTCCAGCTTTAAGGATGAGATGGTGGTTTCCATAGCGACAGGCCTTGTCTCTGTCACCTCCCGAGCATCAATGACGGTTCTGGTGATCGGTGGAGTG GTGTGGCGGTCTGTGGGCTGGCGTCtcgtcgctctctctctctctctgtatggtCTCCTGTACCTGTATGAGAAACTGACCTGGACTGACATCAGCAGGGAGCGTGTTCTGAAGCAGCAGTTTGTGGAGCACGCCGCCCGCCGCCTCAGAACCGTCATCCCCGTCACAAGCTCCGCCTGCAGTCAGCAGGTGTGCAA GGAACTGATGGCGACGTTCAGCCGCCTGAGTCAGAGAGTCGACCTGAGCGAAGCCGAGCTGGAGGGAAACGTCCGACAGCTGAGCCTCAGGATCCAGAGACTGGAGAACATCCAGAGGAGGTCGAAGGccttcag GAACAGAGCCACAGAGCTGGAGACTCAGCTGGAGGACTTCTCTGTTCGGTACCTGCAGGCAAACTGA
- the mfn1a gene encoding mitofusin-1 isoform X1, producing MDVEDPSPLHHFVVAKRSITSIFDQLLDFVKDGSAFVDEAWRSDDLGQVAVEEQSVDMQSCATKLSTIRDVLLRRHMKVAFFGRTSNGKSTVINAMLRDRVLPSGIGHTTNCFLRVEGTDGDEAYLTTEASNERRSVTTVNQLAHALHMDPTLDSGSLVRVFWPKSCCALLRDDLVLMDSPGTDVTLELDSWIDKFCLDADVFVLVGNAESTLMNTEKLFFHKVSERISKPNIFILHNRWDASVTEPEYMEEVRKQHLDRCVSFLAEELRVVGLDEAPGRIFFVSAKEVLSSRMQRAQGMPETGETGGALAEGFHDRLREFQSFERTFEEFISQSAVKTKFEQHTVTAWQITEAIKAVMDDINIASADRKICCLEEREEQRDRLDFVRGQINRLSDNVRDKIKTLSDDVAAKVTSALSDQTRSLPVLVEEFRCDFSPTHETLQIYKTPSLFMSERRKKKKTGSSLISSQKLLQHVEERLVGCLAHRCSIGILRDIRDTQRHMIDSVRPLLSLSVQEQLSASSSSSFELTYDLGLAVLCADFQENIEFQFSLGWTALVTRFIGAANAKRALGSCEPRPQNASSFKDEMVVSIATGLVSVTSRASMTVLVIGGVVWRSVGWRLVALSLSLYGLLYLYEKLTWTDISRERVLKQQFVEHAARRLRTVIPVTSSACSQQGTDGDVQPPESESRPERSRAGGKRPTAEPQDPETGEHPEEVEGLQKSLDSIKETVFHSFILEEEAGSMTNPAASHQGVSDVMGSLLEAVMCPSCFKLAAAPPLRDAPFDFYDEAEFDL from the exons atGGATGTTGAGGATCCGTCTCCTCTGCATCATTTTGTTGTAGCAAAGCGTTCGATCACCTCCATCTTTGATCAGCTGCTGGACTTTGTGAAGGACGGCTCTGCCTTTGTAGacg AGGCATGGCGGAGCGACGACCTGGGCCAGGTGGCGGTGGAGGAGCAGAGCGTGGACATGCAGAGCTGTGCCACCAAACTGTCGACCATCAGGGACGTTTTGCTGCGGAGGCACATGAAGGTGGCGTTCTTTGGCAG AACTAGTAACGGGAAAAGTACCGTGATCAACGCCATGTTGAGAGACCGAGTGTTGCCCAGCGGCATTGGTCACACCACCAACTGCTTCCTGAGGGTGGAAGGAACCGACGGAGACGAGGCTTACCTCACCACCGAGGCGTCCAATGAGAGGCGGAGCGTCACT ACGGTCAACCAGCTCGCTCACGCGCTCCACATGGATCCAACTCTAGATTCCGGCAGCCTCGTCAGAGTGTTCTGGCCTAAAAGTTGCTGCGCTCTGCTGAGAGACGACCTGGTGCTGATGGACAG TCCTGGGACTGACGTGACTCTGGAGTTGGACAGCTGGATCGATAAGTTCTGTCTGGACGCCGACGTCTTTGTGCTTGTGGGAAACGCAGAGTCGACGCTGATGAACACG GagaaacttttctttcacaaagtcAGTGAGAGAATTTCCAAACCGAATATCTTCATCCTGCACAACAGATGGGACGCTTCAGTCACCGAACCCGAGtacatggaggag GTGAGGAAGCAGCACTTGGACCGCTGTGTGAGTTTCTTGGCTGAGGAGCTGAGGGTGGTCGGTCTGGACGAGGCTCCGGGGAGGATCTTCTTCGTCTCAGCTAAAGAGGTCCTGAGCTCCAGGATGCAGCGAGCGCAGGGCATGCctgagacaggtgagacag GTGGCGCTCTGGCTGAAGGTTTCCACGACAGACTGAGGGAGTTTCAAAGCTTTGAGAGGACGTTCGAG GAGTTCATCTCTCAGTCTGCGGTGAAAACCAAGTTTGAGCAGCACACGGTGACAGCGTGGCAGATCACTGAGGCCATCAAAGCTGTGATGGACGACATCAACATCGCCTCTGCTGACAGAAA GATCTGCTGCCTGGAGGAgcgagaggagcagagggaccGGCTGGACTTTGTCCGAGGACAGATTAACCGTCTGAGCGACAACGTGAGAGATAAGATCAAGACTCTGAGTGATGATGTCGCTGCCAAG gtGACCTCAGCTCTCTCAGATCAGACTCGTTCACTTCCTGTCCTGGTGGAGGAGTTCAGGTGCGACTTCAGTCCGACACATGAGACTCTGCAGATCTATAAAACT CCGTCATTGTTCATGtctgagagaagaaagaagaagaaaacaggttCCAGTCTCATCTCTTCTCAGAAGCTGCTCCAGCACGTGGAGGAGAGGCTGGTCGGCTGTTTGGCTCATCGCTGCTCCATCGGCATCCTCAGAGACATTAGGGACACCCAGAGACACATGATCG ACAGCGTCCGtcctctgctgtctctgtctgtccaggAGCagctctctgcttcctcctccagctccttcgAGCTGACCTATGACCTCGGCCTTGCGGTCCTCTGTGCAGATTTTCAGGAGAACATCGAGTTTCAGTTCTCTCTGGGCTGGACCGCCCTCGTCACTCGCTTCATCGGAGCCGCCAACGCAAAGCGAGCACTGGGCAGCTGCGAGCCGCGGCCTCAG aatGCCTCCAGCTTTAAGGATGAGATGGTGGTTTCCATAGCGACAGGCCTTGTCTCTGTCACCTCCCGAGCATCAATGACGGTTCTGGTGATCGGTGGAGTG GTGTGGCGGTCTGTGGGCTGGCGTCtcgtcgctctctctctctctctgtatggtCTCCTGTACCTGTATGAGAAACTGACCTGGACTGACATCAGCAGGGAGCGTGTTCTGAAGCAGCAGTTTGTGGAGCACGCCGCCCGCCGCCTCAGAACCGTCATCCCCGTCACAAGCTCCGCCTGCAGTCAGCAG GGAACTGATGGCGACGTTCAGCCGCCTGAGTCAGAGAGTCGACCTGAGCGAAGCCGAGCTGGAGGGAAACGTCCGACAGCTGAGCCTCAGGATCCAGAGACTGGAGAACATCCAGAGGAGGTCGAAGGccttcag AAATCTCTGGATTCAATCAAGGAAacagtttttcattcattcattctggaggaggaggcaggatcaATGACCaatcctgcagccagccaccagggggtgtcAGATGTTATGGGTTCACTTTTGGAAGCTGTCATGTGTCCGTCATGTTTTAAGTTAGCGGCAGCTCCGCCCCTCAGAGACGCCCCGTTTGATTTTTATGATGAAGCTGAGTTTGACCTCTGA
- the mfn1a gene encoding mitofusin-1 isoform X2: protein MDVEDPSPLHHFVVAKRSITSIFDQLLDFVKDGSAFVDEAWRSDDLGQVAVEEQSVDMQSCATKLSTIRDVLLRRHMKVAFFGRTSNGKSTVINAMLRDRVLPSGIGHTTNCFLRVEGTDGDEAYLTTEASNERRSVTTVNQLAHALHMDPTLDSGSLVRVFWPKSCCALLRDDLVLMDSPGTDVTLELDSWIDKFCLDADVFVLVGNAESTLMNTEKLFFHKVSERISKPNIFILHNRWDASVTEPEYMEEVRKQHLDRCVSFLAEELRVVGLDEAPGRIFFVSAKEVLSSRMQRAQGMPETGGALAEGFHDRLREFQSFERTFEEFISQSAVKTKFEQHTVTAWQITEAIKAVMDDINIASADRKICCLEEREEQRDRLDFVRGQINRLSDNVRDKIKTLSDDVAAKVTSALSDQTRSLPVLVEEFRCDFSPTHETLQIYKTPSLFMSERRKKKKTGSSLISSQKLLQHVEERLVGCLAHRCSIGILRDIRDTQRHMIDSVRPLLSLSVQEQLSASSSSSFELTYDLGLAVLCADFQENIEFQFSLGWTALVTRFIGAANAKRALGSCEPRPQNASSFKDEMVVSIATGLVSVTSRASMTVLVIGGVVWRSVGWRLVALSLSLYGLLYLYEKLTWTDISRERVLKQQFVEHAARRLRTVIPVTSSACSQQGTDGDVQPPESESRPERSRAGGKRPTAEPQDPETGEHPEEVEGLQKSLDSIKETVFHSFILEEEAGSMTNPAASHQGVSDVMGSLLEAVMCPSCFKLAAAPPLRDAPFDFYDEAEFDL, encoded by the exons atGGATGTTGAGGATCCGTCTCCTCTGCATCATTTTGTTGTAGCAAAGCGTTCGATCACCTCCATCTTTGATCAGCTGCTGGACTTTGTGAAGGACGGCTCTGCCTTTGTAGacg AGGCATGGCGGAGCGACGACCTGGGCCAGGTGGCGGTGGAGGAGCAGAGCGTGGACATGCAGAGCTGTGCCACCAAACTGTCGACCATCAGGGACGTTTTGCTGCGGAGGCACATGAAGGTGGCGTTCTTTGGCAG AACTAGTAACGGGAAAAGTACCGTGATCAACGCCATGTTGAGAGACCGAGTGTTGCCCAGCGGCATTGGTCACACCACCAACTGCTTCCTGAGGGTGGAAGGAACCGACGGAGACGAGGCTTACCTCACCACCGAGGCGTCCAATGAGAGGCGGAGCGTCACT ACGGTCAACCAGCTCGCTCACGCGCTCCACATGGATCCAACTCTAGATTCCGGCAGCCTCGTCAGAGTGTTCTGGCCTAAAAGTTGCTGCGCTCTGCTGAGAGACGACCTGGTGCTGATGGACAG TCCTGGGACTGACGTGACTCTGGAGTTGGACAGCTGGATCGATAAGTTCTGTCTGGACGCCGACGTCTTTGTGCTTGTGGGAAACGCAGAGTCGACGCTGATGAACACG GagaaacttttctttcacaaagtcAGTGAGAGAATTTCCAAACCGAATATCTTCATCCTGCACAACAGATGGGACGCTTCAGTCACCGAACCCGAGtacatggaggag GTGAGGAAGCAGCACTTGGACCGCTGTGTGAGTTTCTTGGCTGAGGAGCTGAGGGTGGTCGGTCTGGACGAGGCTCCGGGGAGGATCTTCTTCGTCTCAGCTAAAGAGGTCCTGAGCTCCAGGATGCAGCGAGCGCAGGGCATGCctgagacag GTGGCGCTCTGGCTGAAGGTTTCCACGACAGACTGAGGGAGTTTCAAAGCTTTGAGAGGACGTTCGAG GAGTTCATCTCTCAGTCTGCGGTGAAAACCAAGTTTGAGCAGCACACGGTGACAGCGTGGCAGATCACTGAGGCCATCAAAGCTGTGATGGACGACATCAACATCGCCTCTGCTGACAGAAA GATCTGCTGCCTGGAGGAgcgagaggagcagagggaccGGCTGGACTTTGTCCGAGGACAGATTAACCGTCTGAGCGACAACGTGAGAGATAAGATCAAGACTCTGAGTGATGATGTCGCTGCCAAG gtGACCTCAGCTCTCTCAGATCAGACTCGTTCACTTCCTGTCCTGGTGGAGGAGTTCAGGTGCGACTTCAGTCCGACACATGAGACTCTGCAGATCTATAAAACT CCGTCATTGTTCATGtctgagagaagaaagaagaagaaaacaggttCCAGTCTCATCTCTTCTCAGAAGCTGCTCCAGCACGTGGAGGAGAGGCTGGTCGGCTGTTTGGCTCATCGCTGCTCCATCGGCATCCTCAGAGACATTAGGGACACCCAGAGACACATGATCG ACAGCGTCCGtcctctgctgtctctgtctgtccaggAGCagctctctgcttcctcctccagctccttcgAGCTGACCTATGACCTCGGCCTTGCGGTCCTCTGTGCAGATTTTCAGGAGAACATCGAGTTTCAGTTCTCTCTGGGCTGGACCGCCCTCGTCACTCGCTTCATCGGAGCCGCCAACGCAAAGCGAGCACTGGGCAGCTGCGAGCCGCGGCCTCAG aatGCCTCCAGCTTTAAGGATGAGATGGTGGTTTCCATAGCGACAGGCCTTGTCTCTGTCACCTCCCGAGCATCAATGACGGTTCTGGTGATCGGTGGAGTG GTGTGGCGGTCTGTGGGCTGGCGTCtcgtcgctctctctctctctctgtatggtCTCCTGTACCTGTATGAGAAACTGACCTGGACTGACATCAGCAGGGAGCGTGTTCTGAAGCAGCAGTTTGTGGAGCACGCCGCCCGCCGCCTCAGAACCGTCATCCCCGTCACAAGCTCCGCCTGCAGTCAGCAG GGAACTGATGGCGACGTTCAGCCGCCTGAGTCAGAGAGTCGACCTGAGCGAAGCCGAGCTGGAGGGAAACGTCCGACAGCTGAGCCTCAGGATCCAGAGACTGGAGAACATCCAGAGGAGGTCGAAGGccttcag AAATCTCTGGATTCAATCAAGGAAacagtttttcattcattcattctggaggaggaggcaggatcaATGACCaatcctgcagccagccaccagggggtgtcAGATGTTATGGGTTCACTTTTGGAAGCTGTCATGTGTCCGTCATGTTTTAAGTTAGCGGCAGCTCCGCCCCTCAGAGACGCCCCGTTTGATTTTTATGATGAAGCTGAGTTTGACCTCTGA
- the mfn1a gene encoding mitofusin-1 isoform X6 — translation MDVEDPSPLHHFVVAKRSITSIFDQLLDFVKDGSAFVDEAWRSDDLGQVAVEEQSVDMQSCATKLSTIRDVLLRRHMKVAFFGRTSNGKSTVINAMLRDRVLPSGIGHTTNCFLRVEGTDGDEAYLTTEASNERRSVTTVNQLAHALHMDPTLDSGSLVRVFWPKSCCALLRDDLVLMDSPGTDVTLELDSWIDKFCLDADVFVLVGNAESTLMNTEKLFFHKVSERISKPNIFILHNRWDASVTEPEYMEEVRKQHLDRCVSFLAEELRVVGLDEAPGRIFFVSAKEVLSSRMQRAQGMPETGETGGALAEGFHDRLREFQSFERTFEEFISQSAVKTKFEQHTVTAWQITEAIKAVMDDINIASADRKICCLEEREEQRDRLDFVRGQINRLSDNVRDKIKTLSDDVAAKVTSALSDQTRSLPVLVEEFRCDFSPTHETLQIYKTPSLFMSERRKKKKTGSSLISSQKLLQHVEERLVGCLAHRCSIGILRDIRDTQRHMIDSVRPLLSLSVQEQLSASSSSSFELTYDLGLAVLCADFQENIEFQFSLGWTALVTRFIGAANAKRALGSCEPRPQNASSFKDEMVVSIATGLVSVTSRASMTVLVIGGVVWRSVGWRLVALSLSLYGLLYLYEKLTWTDISRERVLKQQFVEHAARRLRTVIPVTSSACSQQGTDGDVQPPESESRPERSRAGGKRPTAEPQDPETGEHPEEVEGLQEQSHRAGDSAGGLLCSVPAGKLKNYTWTVFC, via the exons atGGATGTTGAGGATCCGTCTCCTCTGCATCATTTTGTTGTAGCAAAGCGTTCGATCACCTCCATCTTTGATCAGCTGCTGGACTTTGTGAAGGACGGCTCTGCCTTTGTAGacg AGGCATGGCGGAGCGACGACCTGGGCCAGGTGGCGGTGGAGGAGCAGAGCGTGGACATGCAGAGCTGTGCCACCAAACTGTCGACCATCAGGGACGTTTTGCTGCGGAGGCACATGAAGGTGGCGTTCTTTGGCAG AACTAGTAACGGGAAAAGTACCGTGATCAACGCCATGTTGAGAGACCGAGTGTTGCCCAGCGGCATTGGTCACACCACCAACTGCTTCCTGAGGGTGGAAGGAACCGACGGAGACGAGGCTTACCTCACCACCGAGGCGTCCAATGAGAGGCGGAGCGTCACT ACGGTCAACCAGCTCGCTCACGCGCTCCACATGGATCCAACTCTAGATTCCGGCAGCCTCGTCAGAGTGTTCTGGCCTAAAAGTTGCTGCGCTCTGCTGAGAGACGACCTGGTGCTGATGGACAG TCCTGGGACTGACGTGACTCTGGAGTTGGACAGCTGGATCGATAAGTTCTGTCTGGACGCCGACGTCTTTGTGCTTGTGGGAAACGCAGAGTCGACGCTGATGAACACG GagaaacttttctttcacaaagtcAGTGAGAGAATTTCCAAACCGAATATCTTCATCCTGCACAACAGATGGGACGCTTCAGTCACCGAACCCGAGtacatggaggag GTGAGGAAGCAGCACTTGGACCGCTGTGTGAGTTTCTTGGCTGAGGAGCTGAGGGTGGTCGGTCTGGACGAGGCTCCGGGGAGGATCTTCTTCGTCTCAGCTAAAGAGGTCCTGAGCTCCAGGATGCAGCGAGCGCAGGGCATGCctgagacaggtgagacag GTGGCGCTCTGGCTGAAGGTTTCCACGACAGACTGAGGGAGTTTCAAAGCTTTGAGAGGACGTTCGAG GAGTTCATCTCTCAGTCTGCGGTGAAAACCAAGTTTGAGCAGCACACGGTGACAGCGTGGCAGATCACTGAGGCCATCAAAGCTGTGATGGACGACATCAACATCGCCTCTGCTGACAGAAA GATCTGCTGCCTGGAGGAgcgagaggagcagagggaccGGCTGGACTTTGTCCGAGGACAGATTAACCGTCTGAGCGACAACGTGAGAGATAAGATCAAGACTCTGAGTGATGATGTCGCTGCCAAG gtGACCTCAGCTCTCTCAGATCAGACTCGTTCACTTCCTGTCCTGGTGGAGGAGTTCAGGTGCGACTTCAGTCCGACACATGAGACTCTGCAGATCTATAAAACT CCGTCATTGTTCATGtctgagagaagaaagaagaagaaaacaggttCCAGTCTCATCTCTTCTCAGAAGCTGCTCCAGCACGTGGAGGAGAGGCTGGTCGGCTGTTTGGCTCATCGCTGCTCCATCGGCATCCTCAGAGACATTAGGGACACCCAGAGACACATGATCG ACAGCGTCCGtcctctgctgtctctgtctgtccaggAGCagctctctgcttcctcctccagctccttcgAGCTGACCTATGACCTCGGCCTTGCGGTCCTCTGTGCAGATTTTCAGGAGAACATCGAGTTTCAGTTCTCTCTGGGCTGGACCGCCCTCGTCACTCGCTTCATCGGAGCCGCCAACGCAAAGCGAGCACTGGGCAGCTGCGAGCCGCGGCCTCAG aatGCCTCCAGCTTTAAGGATGAGATGGTGGTTTCCATAGCGACAGGCCTTGTCTCTGTCACCTCCCGAGCATCAATGACGGTTCTGGTGATCGGTGGAGTG GTGTGGCGGTCTGTGGGCTGGCGTCtcgtcgctctctctctctctctgtatggtCTCCTGTACCTGTATGAGAAACTGACCTGGACTGACATCAGCAGGGAGCGTGTTCTGAAGCAGCAGTTTGTGGAGCACGCCGCCCGCCGCCTCAGAACCGTCATCCCCGTCACAAGCTCCGCCTGCAGTCAGCAG GGAACTGATGGCGACGTTCAGCCGCCTGAGTCAGAGAGTCGACCTGAGCGAAGCCGAGCTGGAGGGAAACGTCCGACAGCTGAGCCTCAGGATCCAGAGACTGGAGAACATCCAGAGGAGGTCGAAGGccttcag GAACAGAGCCACAGAGCTGGAGACTCAGCTGGAGGACTTCTCTGTTCGGTACCTGCAGGCAAACTGAAGAATTACACCTGGACAGTGTTCTGCTGA